The Naumovozyma dairenensis CBS 421 chromosome 1, complete genome genome includes a region encoding these proteins:
- the SHU1 gene encoding Shu1p (similar to Saccharomyces cerevisiae SHU1 (YHL006C); ancestral locus Anc_2.499) — protein sequence MQSNIQDIISSILSEEVEKDKRPNQTLIFTLGNDARSIIENELTTTSSTSSIRAILRSRNNVNILFLNKLQYFYMYLIKCEAERMIYNRFIIYGLDSLICELNDTNSVLYDTAEDTANSHINVQQLRIVNLIYSTVFRIKRKYELKNITFVYGNYSALLTRDLQRLERYWRDIIS from the coding sequence ATGCAAtcaaatattcaagatatCATTAGTTCTATTCTATCTGAAGAGGTGGAAAAAGACAAACGTCCGAATCAAACATTGATTTTCACATTAGGTAATGATGCTCGTTCCATAATCGAGAATGAATTAACGACGacatcatcaacatcatcCATTAGGGCAATATTACGAAGTCGAAataatgtaaatatattatttttgaataaattacaatatttttatatgtaTTTGATCAAATGCGAGGCAGAGCGTATGATTTATAATAGATTTATCATATACGGATTGGATTCATTGATATGTGAATTGAATGATACTAACTCGGTTCTTTACGATACAGCGGAGGATACAGCGAATTCGCATATTAATGTGCAACAATTACGAATTGTTAATTTGATATATAGTACTGTATTTCGAATCAAAAGGAAATatgaattaaaaaatattacattTGTATACGGTAATTATTCGGCCTTATTGACAAGGGATTTACAACGATTAGAACGATATTGGCGAgatataatttcttaa
- the MRT4 gene encoding ribosome assembly factor MRT4 (similar to Saccharomyces cerevisiae MRT4 (YKL009W); ancestral locus Anc_2.498) has product MPRSKRSKLVTLAQTDKKGRENKERIFDEIREALDTYRYVWVLYLDNVRTPVLQEIRTAWAGSKLIMGKKKVLAKALGEKREEEYKENLSKLAKLCTGMTGLLFTNEEVDTVKSYFEAYVKLDYSRPNSRAPLTFVIPEGIIYSRGGQIPIEDDIPMVHSLEPTLRNKYEIPTKIKAGKITIDTPYSVCEKGDKLDVRQALILKQFGIAESEFKVKLAAYFDNETSTVENVNINIDQE; this is encoded by the coding sequence ATGCCTAGATCAAAGCGTTCCAAGTTGGTGACATTAGCTCAAACTGATAAAAAAGGtagagaaaataaagaaagaatctttgatgaaattagaGAAGCCCTTGATACATACAGATATGTGTGGGTATTATATCTAGATAATGTGAGAACTCCTGTCTTACAAGAAATCAGAACAGCATGGGCCGGTTCTAAATTAATCATGGGTAAGAAGAAAGTTTTAGCTAAGGCCCTAGGTgaaaaaagagaagaagaatataaggAAAATTTGAGTAAATTAGCCAAACTTTGTACCGGTATGACTGGTCTTTTATTCACCAATGAAGAGGTTGATACTGTGAAAAGTTATTTCGAAGCATACGTTAAATTAGATTATTCAAGACCAAATTCAAGAGCTCCATTGACTTTTGTCATTCCAGAAGGTATAATTTATTCTCGTGGTGGTCAAATAccaattgaagatgatatcCCAATGGTTCATTCTTTGGAACCAactttaagaaataaatatgaaattCCAACAAAGATTAAGGCAGGTAAGATTACTATCGATACTCCTTATTCAGTTTGTGAAAAAGGCGATAAATTAGATGTTCGTCAAGCTTTAATCTTGAAACAATTTGGTATAGCTGAATCTGAATTTAAGGTTAAATTGGCTGCTTATTTCGATAATGAAACGAGTACAGTGGAAAATgtaaatatcaatatcgACCAAGAATAA